The DNA segment AATTCGTTTATCGAAATCAGTTATTGCAACAGATACATCTAACTGTTCCGCCCATTCCGACTTTGCAGGTTCGATGCGTTTTTTCGAAATGTTCAAAACTGGAATATCTGTAATATCTGCTTCCTCCAATAATGAAGAAATTTCATTGAACGCAGATTGTTCAATACTCGACGTTTCGGTCTTAGTCTCTTCTTTTGTTTCTTTTGTTTCTGCCTTCCAaaaatcgaattcacttcgctcTTCATTTACAATGGACATCAAATTGATTTTAGTCGCTATTGATTCAATTTCATTTCTCTCCAATTCGGACGTGTGTTGTTTCTTCCACATGTGCTGTTTCTGTCTTGTTTCTTCCTTTGGTGTACACTTGTCGCTTTTAAATTCCACACCAGCACTAAGCCCTTTCGCTACTGTTCTTAAATTGTGTTCGAAATCAATTTCTTCCACTGTTGGATCTAGTATTATCTCGGGTTCATCGAAACCGCCAGGCCAGAATAGTATATTACTGGTATCTCCTGAATAAAGATATAACAAATTTGTAACTGGTAATGTTTAAAAGAAACCAGCTATATTTTACTGTAAAGATCATCTCAAATACCTCTGACACTGTCTATAGATGAGCCTAAtgcacgagacatagacattgAATTCTGTGCATTTTCACCTATCGATTTTAAAGATACTTCATGCATTTCTCCAAGTTTTCCAGTGATTGGATCGCGATCAAATTTTAATGTAGTGCCAAGTGGCGCTAAGTCACAATCCAAAAGTGACAAAATATCAGGTTTTCTTGGCCAATAGCACTGTGCATTATCTAAGTGATATATTGGAAGATTATCCAGGCATACAATGTATTCTTTTAATTCACTTCTAATATCAGGCCAAATTGGTGGTaaatcaaattttatctatggAATAACAAAAACTGTTAGACTAATTTTTTTATCTATGAAACCTTTTGttattaaattttataaaaatgacCTCATTTTGATCTGTATTGTTTTTTGCATCCATTTTCTTTTCTGATTTTTATACAATCCACTTTCAATGAAAAACGAACAATTTTATTAACTTGTTCATATATTCCACTTTATTCTATACAAATAACAAATTCTAGACACAAAGTATTTCTTCGTCAAAAACACGATACATGCATAAaacaaaaatattaataaaaataccGATAATTAATActgaataaatattatttatttcaaCATGTTTATCTAGTTCTCTTGGTTCAGTTGAACCTTAATCTTGGAGTACGAAAAGTTAACTATTTTTTTCTCATCATTTTTGATGAACCGAATCTAATAGTGCAAGCTATAAGTTTAGCAATCGTAGGTTCaaaaatgtatgtatataaaATTGAGCGTTATTAAGTTACTTTACAGATACGAAGGACATTAGATTGGCTTAAAGTTGTTGCTTATTTGTTAGGTTAACCTGTATGTTACAGGTTAGAATGTATTATATTGAAATTTATTTGAGGTTAAAAATGTTTGGCATTATCATCATTATATCTATTCCAATTATGAATTCCTAAACTTAACCTTGCATTTCTAATGATTCAGCTCATTGAATACTCTCAGAAAGCGTAGAATGTAAAGTTTACGACTTATTTTCCTTATAAAATACCTAAATCAATGACAATATAACATTTTATACGCATACAAAATTTCGTCGTATTTTTCAAAATGCAAGGTATTTGTTATTTGTTTATGTAAACAATTTCTATCACTGATTCGAGGTTATGTTTATAAGCATAATTGTATTACAACCAACAGACATTTCTTTGTGCCAATTTACATGAGGAGATTGTCACTATAACAAATTCTGTTGCGTGTAGACGAAAAGTTTTGAACAACGAGAAAGATGAAAGATATCATTTTATTCGTATGTGTTCTCGAATAATTACATGAATcagttaaatataaaaatatattctttTACATTAACGAGGCAATTTAGACAATTTAAGAGTTCACTAGAAAAAACTTACTTCCATTTAGGGAAAAATTTTACTATTGGTACTACATTTGAAAAGTCAACGCTTAACGTGCTCATTGTCCGAATATGTTTTGTATTTATATGCGTGGAAAAGTTTGAGAAGCGGTAAAATTGTCTAATCACGGTAAAATGAGTATGGAACGAAAAGTGGAAAAAACTATAAAAGAAATATTCCATGGCGTACAATTTAATAAAACTTGTCATCAGAGAATGTTGAAGAAATTGAGGAAGCTCTATGAAGAGGTGAAGATAGGTTGTGATCAGATCAAAATTAAGTTTTTACATATATTACTAATAACTCTTTCGATTTCAGAGCGATCTAACAACCTTTTGGAACCACTTTGTCTCATGCTTTATGATTCCGCTCTCTTTCCCTCAATGGCATTTGCGAGTTGAAAATACTTTATTGTTTGTCGCTAAATTTGCTGCTAGCTTATACTCAACCACTATGGACGACGAGGAAGAAAATAACGAGGAACCGTTATGCCCTTTTCTTGCTAAATTGTTTGATTTCCTTTTAACAAATCATTCTGTAAAAGATACGGAAGTTAGATACCGTATTTGTCACTTTTTGAATATGCTATTAAATTCAATGGGTCATCAGGCTTTCATCGATGATCAACTCTGTGATAGAATCACTGAAGTTATGATGGATCGATTGCTGGATAAATCTCCGAAAGTTCGGGCTCAAGCAATTCTTGCTCTGCATAGACTTCAAGATCCAGCAGATGATCAGTGTCAGGTTATAAAGATGTATATATTGCATGCTACAAAGGATCCAAAAGCCATAGTTCGCAGAGCAGCGGTAATGAGTATGGGAAAGAATCAGAAAACTTTGCAAGTAGCATTAAAAAGGACCAGAGATGTGGATGATACTGTTCGCAAAATAGCATACGAGTTCATCAGTAAAGTGACAATAAGATCTTTAACCATTACACAAAGAAATCAATCACTAAGTGATGGTTTAAGGGACAGATCTGAGATAGTTAGGAAGGTTGTTGGAAATGTTTTGTTACCATCATGGTTGAGGCATCTGGAAGGTGATTTTATTAGTCTTGTAAGAGCCCTCGATGCTGAAATTAGTACAGATGTATCCGTTTTAGCTTTAGAGACTTTATTTAAGTAAGTATTTAATTTCTACTTAACTCTACATATAATTTACTATTTATTTCGTAAACAATAAATATTCCATCTTTATTTCATTAGAAATGCAGCACCCAATACTTTAATAGAACAATTACCAATAGACAAAGAATCAAAGTTAATCCCAATAGATAAATTGACTAGTGAAAATGTATTATACTGGAAATGTGTAATAAAGCATTTTCAATGTAAATATATAGAAGAAATGGATAAAATTTTACCAGAATTATCGATATTCTGTAATTACATCTcagatttccttgcaacaatGCCCACACAACAAAATGAAACGTGGGTGATTCACATGAAGCAATTTATTCTGTTGCAATTATTTGAAATATCAACAACGTACGATTTATCTGACGAAGTTGGGAGAAAAAAATTAAAGGAATTAATTAGTAATACATTAATGAGTAATCATTGGACTGAGAAAATTATTGAATGCATAGTGACCCATTTAGAAAACGTTATACCAGATGTAGGCAGTAGATTGGATATTTTGGCTAATATAATCAGTGAAATTAGATTGCCCTTAAAAGAAGCTACACAAACTAGGCAAATTTCGGAAAAACAACAGGATCAAATTAATTTCCAAGTAAATTCCTCTAAATCTAAAACAATATcgcgtatttatttattttgaacggCATAGTATTTAATAGAACGCGATTTTTTAGAAAGCAAAACTTAAAGTAAAGTTACTGGAACTGAGGGAAGAAGAATATCAAGCTATAACAGAGAAGCAATATTTGAAGGCAGACAAGTTGAAAAACGAAATAAATCTATTAAACgaagaaatattaaaattatcaGAAAAAGATATGGAAATACCGCTTACGAATAACGAAGAGATTAAGGAAAAATGCGATTCAGAGACAATGATAAAGTGTTTGAATATACTTTGTACAATGATGCAGTCTGTAACTGCATTAACCCCGACACTTAGAGGTCTCATGCAAATAGCGCTTGATGGTTTAGATGTAAGCATTTAATGAGGTATATATCATTTATTTATTCCCTTTGATTCAATGTAGTTTTTATTTTTAGCATTCAAATGATGAAGTACACATATTAGCGCTAAAAGCAATCAGCACTTATTGTATATTAGATAAAGAACTAGCAAAACAACATATTATGATGTTATTTCTACAGTTTTCTCTAGAACAAGAAAACACTAATATCTGGATTACTGCTTTAAAAGGGATTTTCGATCTTCTATTACTGTACGGTCTTGAATATTttgatattatagaaaattcaaGCCAGAGGAACACTAATAAATCTACCGGCGTAGATAAAACTCGCACGAAACTGTTTTCTGAAACAGACACAGAAATTAGTTTAACGCACAATGAGGATACGGAACACGAGAGTTGCAATTTTATCAAAATTTTAACAGGATTATTAGACAATGCAGTaagtatatgtacatatattttaCTTGAGTTCAAAACTTAAAAATTCAATGAATTCAAAGCCTGTTAATTGTATGGTATATATATAGATGGAATCTATCTTAAATTTATAAATGGAAAGCTGTAGATAGAACATTATCATTGATCTAGCTTTTAAATACATACAATgcatatttttaattaataacaCAGAATCAAGAACTAAGAACGATCGCTGCCGAGGGCCTCTGCAAACTGTTGTTTAATCAACGAATCAGTAGCTCAAGTTTATTGTCGAGATTAATCATTTTATGCTACAACCCTACGACCAACGGTGACTTTTATCTTCGACAATGTTTAAGTGCTTTCTTCGACAATTTTGTCGTTCGCGTACCAGACGCTCTAGCTCTATTAGAGGAGGCATATTTACCGACGTTGCACATTTTATGTAACGCGCCGGAAATTAGTCCCTTGCAAGAAATCGATCCTTACGATGTTTCCAGTTTCATGTTGAATCTAACTAGATTCAGGATAAGTAAGCCTGGCATGGAGAATTATTGCGTGCATAACAGCCTCGTTTATAGTATACTGGCGGATATCCTAAATCCAAACAGCCGCATTGATAAAAGAACGCTGATCAAATCTTTGCCAAACTTGCAATTGGAATTAGACAACGATACATCGAAACAAAATTTGCGAGAAGCTGCTAAGAAAGTTTCTGATATGGTAAATTACGTATACATACAAGTTATATGCATGTTACAGATAGACTGCCAGATGTTTAtggaaattaaattaaaaaaggaTGAAACTCTAACTAGCTATAATTTTGTTttgcgttctaaatattataacGTGTTGCATGCTAATTCAGATGTTTCGTTTTATCATATATTaattttcaatgaaaattattccTATCTTTTCTAGATCGTAGGTTCCGAAAAGCAATTACTAAGATCCATCGCGCTTTTCAACAAAAAATTGGATGCTACTAATATTCCAGGACAATAGGAAGTACAATAAAATTAAGGAAATCGAATATGTTTATTATAAACGTGGAAAAAATAATCGTTTTCTATCAAATATTGTAAAtcgtattatttatatatattttttaaacaaGTATTTATGAACAATTTGTGGATATCAATACATGGTCTAAAACTTAATGGAGAGAATATAGTTACGAGAACGTGTTGAGAATTTGTTATTAATTAAAGCATTTTGTTAATTTCAATAGTTATTTGATAGATATTGTTGTTATGTCATATTTTGCAATAAATCCTTCGAGAGAAATAGGAAGTATAAGAGGGGAAgagaaatatttatattttccgCGGTTCGTGAATACTTTGCGACAGATGGTAGGCTATGCGGTTTGTTTATAGTCGGTTAAGAACTGTTGTGTGTCATAATTGTAAGAGTTTGATTGCCTCGCGACACAATCAGTTTACAAAGTATGGAGAAACTTGAGAAGCCTCAGATAATCTGTCACATTGAGAAATCTGTGAATTATTCGTTGTTCGATGCGAAATGGATACCGTGCAGCGCGAAATTTTTGGTTATGGGCTCGCGGCCGCGCGGTACCGGGATCATACAAATCTACGAAGTGTCCAGTGGTAACTTGAAACTTGTTAAAGATATTGAACGATCGCAGCCAATTAAATGCGGAACATTCAAAGCTTCCAGTCTAAAGGACAGATACTTAGCAGCTGGTGATTTCCAGGTGCTAATGGAGATCATAGAATTTCTTTTTATTGATAAATTAGTTATATTACTTTTATTTTATCGAAATCAATTTATAAATGTCAACAATGTAGTTGACTAGGAATAAGATTCAAATTTTTACAATATATACCATTCCTACGCGCAGAAGACTTAAAGTCGCCTTTATTAGGGTAAATTGAACATCTACGACCTAGAAGATCCGTCTATACCAATTTATACTGCCAATGCTCACGATAAGATCATAAACAGCATCGATGGTGTAGCTGGACAGAGCATCGGATGCGGAGCGCCTGAACTAGTAACAGGCTCCGGAGACGGAAGCGTTAAAGTGTGGGATCCGAGGCTGAAGGGACGGCCAGTTGCTGTGATGGAGCCTAAGGAAGGTGAAACCCGAAGAGATTGTTGGACGGTTACATTTGGGAATTCCTACAACTCGGAGGAAAGAATCGTGGCTGCTGGTTACGATAACGGAGATGTAAAAATGTTCGATTTGAAAGCTATGTCTGTTCTATGGGAAAGTAATTTGAAGAATGGAGTTTGTAGCATCGAATTCGATAGGAAGGATATTCCAATGAACAAGTTGGTGGCTACCACTTTAGAGTCAAAGTTCTACTTGTTTGATTTAAAGACACAGCATCCCAAAAAGGGATTTGCTTACTTAACTGAAAAGGTAGAGAGCTAGAATGTAAAGACAAAATGATATAGCAAATTCTATTTAACACGGTTGGTATTGTTTTTAGGCACATAACTCGACGATATGGTTAGTCAGACATTTGCCGCAAAATCGTGAAATATTCATCACTTGCGGTGGAGGAGGGAGTCTTTGTCTTTGGAAatagtaattattatttttagtaaAGTAGACCTTGCTCTTATTTGTGATATATTTAGATTTCCTTCTAATTTATATAGTTTAGCCATAGTCTGGTTATATTACTTCGTTGCTATTATTTCAGTAATTATCCAGAGAAACGAAAAATAGCAGATGCAGATGGCATAGAGCAAGGAGTTGTCGGTAATCTAACTCTTTTACAAAACAGTATACTTTCATCGCAGCCAGTTAGCTCTCTAGATTGGAGCCCAGACAAGCAAGGGTTAGCTGTTTGCACAGCATTTGATCAATGTGTACGAGTGATTATCACCACGAAACTTAACACTTATTAAAGTTAAAGAAATATAAGATCAATTTGATACAGTTTTTAGCAAAAGAACAATATTTATATTGGTCCGCTTAAATATTACTATTAAACAGAAcacattttatatttcattGCACCAGGAGTTGTATATGTACATGTAAATAAATATCAGCTGCCTTAATTTATACAATTTACTTATGAATAGAAAACATATCATTTTAGCAGAAATTACTTTAATCTGAAAGTAAACatgagacgagaaatacatcttATGATCTCATATCGCTTGATCGAACTGAAAAATCCGATCGTACAAGAAGACTGGTATTTTCATTGCAAATAGCAACTACACTTCGTGTCTAATCGCTAGTCAACTGCATTTCTTATTGTTGCGACATGCGTCCAATAAACCAAaacaatttcttgtatatttcagtagctttattgtaatttattgtacatttcccgctttagagataagagagagaaagatatataagaaagagtgagacagatgatgcaGACCCTCCTGTAGaatccctggcgccatctctgtaaaaagtgctgaaactaatTCTTGAGCAGTTTCAGCGATCCTCCAATAGATAGCGCTAGtagtcttcagtagttcacttcactgtcggtacttgtgtgcgaccagtttgagcactttttatagagatggcgccaggggttctaggaGAGGGTCTGtattatctgtctcactctttcttacagccttcatatatatctttctctctcttacctctaaagtgggaaatcatctgtctcactctttcgtttagttttcttatatatctttttctctcctacctctaaagcgggaaatatacaagaaatttgcACGGAAATACAGGTTAAAAAACCACAGAAACTGGTTAAAAAAATGTCTACATGAACATGTAACAGGCGTAATATGCTAGTGGTACTATGGTGGTACCCCAGATGAACATAGTGTTACCGCGTGCCATCACACCATCGACGAGTACGAACGGGGATAGCTGTGGAAGTGATGTCGCGCGGCGCAAGTAACATCACAGTGCACTTGCTGTGACAAAGTTGTGACGTCAGGGTAAATAAGACTTGCTAAGATTTCCTGGAGTATGATAATTTAATTGAGGtttagaagaaagaaaaaataattaGAAGAAGAAATAATAAGAAGAAATAATTAGCTAACGAgtagaattaaaaatatttattgtacGAAATGTCTTAACTCAATTTTATAATGTATCACAAAGTTTCGCATAGCGATAGATCATTGTTTCAACTATTTTTTATTAAACTGATAAAGACACGATTGATCTATCCTGTGGCTAAGAAAAGATCTAGCGATTACCAACGTCTGCGGCCGGATTATGTGCGAACTCTGAAGCTCACCGTTCTAAATGGTAGAGGGCCGAGAAAGACACCGATGATTGTACAAGTTACCGACCGTAAAAAACCGACCTCCGCTATGATGGCGACACTGGTTGCCAGCAACTATCGATTTTCGCCTCCGTCGGTCTTTTTCGTTGGCATATCCATACGTTGCGCAACTTGGTGGGTACCAGCGGCCAGATAAAAGCGAATTATATGTCATTGGGCCAATCTATTTAGGATCAGACTCTTATTAAGTGTCAGCCATCTTGTAACGCTATATTATGCAACATCGGCGGCCGCCATATTGGAGCTCGAGTCGAACCCACGCCAAGTGCACTTATCCACCACATTGTTCGAGCTAGCCTCGGCCAGGCTTGCATTCAGCCGTACAAGGTCAGGAATACCGCGAGTTTAATTACATAAATTAGCTCTTGGCTATTCCCCTAACTGCGACGTGTTTCTGTCGCACATTCTTCTCGCCTCTCGCTCTCCTGCTCGTTGAAGCCGCGCGTTCCAATTGGATCACGTATTTAATCTTGGCTCTGTTGTTCTCCAAAATGGCGTCTCGCGTGCGCAGCATTACAAAAGGATCAGATACAGATATTTTCTCTACGTTTTTCACTCTCTTCCAATCGAAGGATTCAGCGTTACGCTCGAGATTCTGTTTCATTAATTATTAAACACTGGTTACAGTTATTCCTTTTGGTCAAGATAGTTTGCTTTATTAAGCGATGCGAGCTCTACGAATTATAAGAGGGTGAAATTGTAGAGAAATTTCAGTAATACGATTGGAAAACATAATTAAGTGTAATTGTTAAACGCATTGCGGGACGTGGAATAGTCTACAACAGTTTATTACTTGGATTTACACCAATTTTGCTTTCCCGAGGTCCACGATAGTAAGATTTCTAACTGGTTGTTTCACATttgatcgcgttttgaaaaagtATCGACTAACAATCATATCGGTCATGTTTTTCAATCGTCGCTGTTCTTACAATCTTCGTTCTAGTACAAAAAACTGAATCGATGGGACTTTAATTTTACATAACCAGTTTTATTATGTATGTGAAATAACTTTtttatttatcatatatttaaaactCGTAATTAATGGCAGTAACGACGTTCAATAGAAATTCATTAGCATCCGGAATCTATACTATCCTCATTAATTTACATATAAccgtattaattaattattcagaAATTTCTAACAACAGCTCAGTCATTTTTACTTCACTCTTTGCCTTATAAGAATATATTTAATTACAAACATCTTTCCAGACAGTATTGTACGACACGTTCGGCACACTTAGAACGCTAATTTCTTCATAAGCAGGTACATATGTTGGTCGATCTCGAAACCGTGTAGGTTGTTTGCATCACCCTGTAACCTCATCAGTAGTCCTCCAAAGGATACGTAGGCAGATCTGCAACAAAAGAGAATAACCAATATAAGTAACTCTGAATCATCGTGTTCAAAATGTGAGCAGATTAACATTTCATTTTGAAATCGACTGCTGCTGCCATTTCATTTACCGTTTACCTTCCTAATCACCGGAACACCTTTACACGAATTCAATGAACCCTGAACTGACAGAATTTAGAGGGACGAGAGTTCTAACGGAATCTTCAAGTGCATCGAGTGCATTGACGCAACGCACATAGGAATTGTTCAAAATTAAAACTCTGTACGTCGACTCGATTATCTAGTCCTCGGTAACTAACAATCTTAGACTGTGATACTTAATTTCTTGCGCAAAAAGAATTAACCTGTAACTTTTTTAAGAGTTTTTATGTAAGTTTTTTAGATCGAACGCAAGCGTGGTTCCAATCCGACTCGGTTTACAGGGGGTGCTAGAAATACGTAAAGGATTGTTAAAAAGTTGGAGCGAAATTCTGAAGGTTACCCGACTCGATCGGTAAAACAGTTTCGAAGAAAAGCGTTCGAATTGATAGCGAGAAATTCGATAATTCTAAACGCAGAATCGAACTTCTGTTTTGCGACATTGGACGACGATCGTCCGAAGCTGCCTGCCCAATCACGGTCGCGTACCTGCGATCGTCATAATTGCAGTGCGGATAGCGGTCGTATATATAACATGGCCACACAACCAGCTAACAACACTGCCAACATGCCAATCGCAAAAAGTTTCTTCCAAGGATTCCTCCCCTCTCTTCGGCCTCATCCTCCGCTTCCGCGAGGCTCCGTGTTGTGATTCAACGATAGAAAACGCAGCTTCTTCCTGGTGCTAGGGGATTTATAAGCGCGCCTCGTGCCCGTCTTCGAAATTTATGACGAGACAACATGGCGTGCGTAATAGTAGCAAACTGGTGATCATCAAAAATACATCGGGTATGCGGTAACCGTTCAATATATCATCATTTCAATGCGATTCTGAACGGTGACACAATAGGTTTTTCGTCTTACACAATACGATCGCCATTTTGTTTAATTGGTAAATCAATTCGTCAGGATCGTCCTAAGAGGCGAGGCTTCAGTTTTACATCGTTCAAATGAAATTCTTAACGGTCAATTTCAAGGAACAAGATATATTTTTAGCGACGCGTTTTCAAGTAGGATTAAGTTTTATTCTCGGGACCGCGTATACGAAGCATGGCTGCTACTTGTCGCGCGATCTTTTTGCTCGCAAATGAACTCCAAGGTGAAGTATCTCACGTTTACAAGCATTATGGAGAGTTGCATAGCGCGAGATGCAACTTAAACGTTATAGAgcaacattattattattatatctataTACATACATCTACATTAACCTTTCAGCGGTGTCTAATATTCTTATCTTACTTTATTTTAAGCAATTCTCACAAAAAAAGCTCAACGTAGAAAAGTGATCTCTATTAATGATGCGTTACAAAAAAAGAACATTGAAGTCAGTGGAACAAAAGATAgtttttctttttatcgcgTTCAATAAAATAAAGTTGTCTACGTGTTATCCGTGCGGAGAATAAAAAAAGTTATATACGCCCGCGGACGATCCGAGAATGTTAAAACAAACGACGGAATATTTGTACACATGTTTAGGAAGTTGCGCTGCTATCGATTGACCTTGCTCCCGAATTTCTGACCATCCACAGAGTAAGAGCTGATTATTTTTAACCAAAGTATTCTGGGTTTCTGCCCCCCTCCACCGATTGGCTGTCCGCCTTCTTCTTTTCCTTCATTAAACTAAATCTATCGCTAATATCAAACTTGGTTGGATCTTAGGTGACTTGCACAtttcaacattttttttttttcctaaaTAGAGTGCAATTTTCAACTGTCCAATTCATAATACTATTCTTTATCTCTATTTCGTACATCTTTCTTTAAAATTAATCGCATGATTTGGAATTCCTTTGGTATCTTACAATTGCAATATCATTCGGTTCCTTCAAATCCTCTGTAAATTATATTCGTTTTACGGTTTACAGATGCGCCAGACACCGTGTGCAATCattttaaatacatatatatggaAAAACAAGCTATTCTGAACACAAACCGCCGTAATAACTTTCGTAACGTATGCGTATAATAAAGTTGTTCCTCCAAGTTGGCCCAGTATTATGCAGCAAGCGTGTTTCACGAacgaaacgaagaaaaaaaaaagagaaaagaagaagaaatgtcTTTTATTGGTTCGAGAGTAACTCGTTAATGAAATCGACGTTCCGAGAAGCGACGACTTCGATAGGTGATGGAATGAAATGAaatggatgtgagatgcagaGCACAGCATGATTTTTATTGTCATTACAATTACAACGAGTCACGAATAAAGTACTATGACAGCACGGGAGATAAACGTGATCGGCGAGAACACAACCTGCACACCTTAGCCCATCGGTAATGAAAGCACTTTTAATTCTCTCGAAAGGTTTACCTTGCAGTGTCCTTCCGAGTAAATATTCATCAATTTGTAACACAAGGAGACTTGTACGTGATATTCActtatcaaaaaaaaaaaaggaaagaacatAAATGCGTACGTTGACAACAAAGCGTTGACACATTCTCCTATATTTTCCAATGAAACGCTCCTTCGTTAGACGTTACATTTCCATATTACATTTTTGCAGTTTCATGGAAATTAAAGATATAACACTTTAACTTAATTAACAAGTACATGTATTAAATACAATAGATATAAGGACGTAGCGACAATTTCTGAT comes from the Xylocopa sonorina isolate GNS202 chromosome 1, iyXylSono1_principal, whole genome shotgun sequence genome and includes:
- the Cap-g gene encoding chromosome associated protein G; translation: MSMERKVEKTIKEIFHGVQFNKTCHQRMLKKLRKLYEESDLTTFWNHFVSCFMIPLSFPQWHLRVENTLLFVAKFAASLYSTTMDDEEENNEEPLCPFLAKLFDFLLTNHSVKDTEVRYRICHFLNMLLNSMGHQAFIDDQLCDRITEVMMDRLLDKSPKVRAQAILALHRLQDPADDQCQVIKMYILHATKDPKAIVRRAAVMSMGKNQKTLQVALKRTRDVDDTVRKIAYEFISKVTIRSLTITQRNQSLSDGLRDRSEIVRKVVGNVLLPSWLRHLEGDFISLVRALDAEISTDVSVLALETLFKNAAPNTLIEQLPIDKESKLIPIDKLTSENVLYWKCVIKHFQCKYIEEMDKILPELSIFCNYISDFLATMPTQQNETWVIHMKQFILLQLFEISTTYDLSDEVGRKKLKELISNTLMSNHWTEKIIECIVTHLENVIPDVGSRLDILANIISEIRLPLKEATQTRQISEKQQDQINFQKAKLKVKLLELREEEYQAITEKQYLKADKLKNEINLLNEEILKLSEKDMEIPLTNNEEIKEKCDSETMIKCLNILCTMMQSVTALTPTLRGLMQIALDGLDHSNDEVHILALKAISTYCILDKELAKQHIMMLFLQFSLEQENTNIWITALKGIFDLLLLYGLEYFDIIENSSQRNTNKSTGVDKTRTKLFSETDTEISLTHNEDTEHESCNFIKILTGLLDNANQELRTIAAEGLCKLLFNQRISSSSLLSRLIILCYNPTTNGDFYLRQCLSAFFDNFVVRVPDALALLEEAYLPTLHILCNAPEISPLQEIDPYDVSSFMLNLTRFRISKPGMENYCVHNSLVYSILADILNPNSRIDKRTLIKSLPNLQLELDNDTSKQNLREAAKKVSDMIVGSEKQLLRSIALFNKKLDATNIPGQ
- the Wdr92 gene encoding dynein axonemal assembly factor 10, yielding MEKLEKPQIICHIEKSVNYSLFDAKWIPCSAKFLVMGSRPRGTGIIQIYEVSSGNLKLVKDIERSQPIKCGTFKASSLKDRYLAAGDFQGKLNIYDLEDPSIPIYTANAHDKIINSIDGVAGQSIGCGAPELVTGSGDGSVKVWDPRLKGRPVAVMEPKEGETRRDCWTVTFGNSYNSEERIVAAGYDNGDVKMFDLKAMSVLWESNLKNGVCSIEFDRKDIPMNKLVATTLESKFYLFDLKTQHPKKGFAYLTEKAHNSTIWLVRHLPQNREIFITCGGGGSLCLWKYNYPEKRKIADADGIEQGVVGNLTLLQNSILSSQPVSSLDWSPDKQGLAVCTAFDQCVRVIITTKLNTY